One Deinococcus grandis DNA window includes the following coding sequences:
- the murD gene encoding UDP-N-acetylmuramoyl-L-alanine--D-glutamate ligase, producing MKLDRVLVYGLGRSGRGAARFLARAGVRGEWLDARPGAEDEALMDELSWARGDAGGAYDVVVAAPGVPIDHPDLLALQARGAEVIGEVVLAARLRPALPMVGITGTAGKGSTTVLVAGLLRAAGLNAREGGNIDPPLLDVVDSAEVAVVELSSFQLERVPGLRLPVAVVTNLGVDHLDRHGTVEAYHAAKRNITAGQEAGDVLVVPEGLSVPTRAQVRPFSPDRIALADGTPVLLSSELPEGVHPANAAAAVLAAEALLVHLGRPVDAGVLAGALRAAQPVSGRFETVARIGNVRFVEDSIATRTIAVQAALERAVPPVVWLVGGRDKGADLAPLREAAAGRVAQVIAFGEDGEALARALGLPYRVVAGADGEATMRAAAQAGLDALNGEGTVLLAPIGTSFDQFRDYRARGEAFRRAALTLAGAEVQG from the coding sequence GTGAAGCTTGACAGGGTGCTGGTGTACGGGTTGGGCCGCAGTGGGCGCGGGGCAGCGCGTTTCCTGGCGCGCGCGGGCGTGCGGGGGGAGTGGCTCGACGCGCGTCCGGGCGCGGAGGACGAAGCGCTCATGGATGAACTGAGCTGGGCGCGTGGGGACGCGGGCGGCGCGTATGACGTGGTGGTGGCCGCGCCGGGCGTGCCGATCGATCATCCGGACCTGCTGGCCCTGCAGGCGCGCGGCGCGGAGGTGATCGGCGAGGTGGTCCTGGCCGCCCGCCTGCGCCCGGCGCTGCCGATGGTGGGGATCACCGGAACGGCCGGGAAGGGCAGCACGACGGTGCTGGTGGCGGGGCTGCTGCGCGCGGCGGGCCTGAACGCCCGCGAGGGCGGCAACATTGACCCGCCGCTACTGGACGTCGTGGACAGCGCCGAGGTGGCGGTGGTGGAACTGTCGAGCTTCCAGCTGGAGCGCGTGCCTGGGCTGAGGCTGCCGGTGGCGGTGGTCACGAACCTGGGCGTGGATCATCTCGACCGGCACGGGACAGTGGAGGCGTACCACGCAGCGAAGCGGAACATCACGGCAGGTCAGGAGGCTGGGGACGTGCTGGTCGTGCCGGAAGGGCTGAGTGTGCCGACCCGGGCGCAGGTGCGGCCCTTCTCGCCGGACCGGATCGCGCTGGCCGATGGGACGCCGGTGCTGCTCAGCTCCGAGCTGCCCGAGGGGGTGCATCCGGCGAACGCGGCGGCAGCCGTGCTGGCGGCCGAGGCCCTGCTGGTTCACCTGGGCCGCCCGGTAGACGCGGGCGTGCTGGCCGGGGCGCTGCGCGCGGCGCAGCCGGTGTCCGGGCGCTTCGAGACGGTCGCGCGGATCGGGAACGTTCGTTTCGTGGAGGACTCGATCGCCACGCGGACCATCGCCGTGCAGGCGGCCCTGGAGCGCGCCGTGCCGCCGGTCGTGTGGCTGGTGGGCGGCCGGGACAAGGGTGCCGACCTCGCCCCTCTGCGTGAGGCGGCGGCCGGGCGGGTGGCGCAGGTCATCGCGTTCGGGGAGGACGGCGAGGCGCTCGCCCGGGCTCTGGGTCTTCCCTATCGGGTGGTCGCTGGTGCGGACGGTGAGGCGACCATGCGCGCCGCGGCTCAGGCTGGACTGGACGCGCTGAATGGCGAGGGCACCGTGCTGCTCGCCCCGATCGGCACGAGTTTCGATCAGTTCCGCGATTACAGGGCGCGGG